From the Pirellulales bacterium genome, one window contains:
- the trpA gene encoding tryptophan synthase subunit alpha produces MSAIDDVFRALRAQGRKAFMPFVTAGDPDLEFTALVLAEIMRRGANLCELGIPYSDPIADGPVIQASYTRALERHVKLAQIFDTVRKAQPQLSAPVASMVSYAIVLRHGPAAYVRDAKQAGMSGMIVPDLPADESEELSRICRGEDFSLVQLVAPTTPRERTLRIAATSTGFLYYVSVTGITGERTALPQELIDNLRWLRGETDLPICVGFGISTPEHVRTLAPVADGLIVGSAVVRRVAEAGARPRDQVLAEIGNYVAELVDALGS; encoded by the coding sequence ATGTCCGCGATTGACGACGTTTTCCGCGCGCTCCGCGCCCAAGGGCGCAAGGCCTTCATGCCATTCGTGACGGCCGGCGATCCCGACCTGGAGTTCACCGCCTTGGTGCTGGCCGAAATAATGCGCCGGGGGGCCAACCTGTGCGAGCTGGGAATCCCTTATAGCGATCCGATTGCCGACGGTCCGGTGATCCAGGCCTCGTATACGCGCGCTCTGGAACGGCACGTCAAGCTGGCCCAAATCTTCGACACCGTGCGCAAGGCGCAGCCGCAATTGTCCGCGCCGGTCGCCAGCATGGTCAGCTACGCCATCGTGCTGCGGCACGGTCCGGCCGCGTATGTGCGCGACGCCAAGCAAGCCGGCATGTCTGGCATGATCGTCCCCGATCTGCCGGCCGACGAGTCGGAAGAGTTGTCGCGGATCTGCCGCGGCGAGGACTTCAGCCTGGTACAACTGGTCGCCCCCACCACACCCCGCGAGCGGACTTTGCGGATTGCGGCCACTTCGACCGGCTTTCTGTATTACGTCTCGGTAACCGGCATCACCGGCGAGCGAACCGCTCTGCCGCAAGAGCTGATCGATAACCTGCGCTGGCTGCGTGGTGAGACCGATTTGCCCATCTGCGTCGGGTTTGGCATTAGCACTCCCGAGCATGTCCGCACTCTGGCCCCCGTGGCGGATGGACTGATCGTCGGCTCGGCGGTCGTCCGTCGCGTGGCCGAAGCCGGCGCCCGCCCACGCGACCAGGTGCTGGCCGAGATCGGCAATTATGTGGCCGAGCTTGTGGATGCGCTGGGCTCGTAG
- the trpB gene encoding tryptophan synthase subunit beta, which translates to MPATTPTGGKPAVNTPASSHVPDAVGRFGAFGGRYVPETLMRALEELAVAYDEAKRDPQFAAELADLFKNYVGRPSPLYHARQLSERCGGAQIYLKREDLNHTGAHKINNTLGQALLTLRMGKKHVIAETGAGQHGVATATACARFGLDCVVYMGEEDIRRQKLNVFNMRMMGAEVRPVTSGSRTLRDAINEAMRNWMSTVETTHYILGSVVGPHPFPVIVRDFQSVIGRETIEQCQAQLGRLPNLVVACVGGGSNSAGMFYPFVEHRNVELLGVEAGGRSVKAGDHAAPLSFGSPGVLHGSYSYVMQDEDGQTSDVHSISAGLDYPGVGPEHSYWKDSGRARYTFARDDEALTAFDALARSEGILPALESSHAVAKGMEEARKRPKTEAVVVCLSGRGDKDAFEIARLRGETIA; encoded by the coding sequence ATGCCAGCTACGACTCCTACCGGTGGCAAGCCCGCCGTAAATACACCGGCTTCGAGCCATGTGCCCGATGCGGTCGGGCGTTTCGGTGCCTTCGGCGGACGTTATGTGCCCGAGACTTTGATGCGGGCGTTGGAAGAGTTGGCCGTGGCCTACGACGAAGCCAAGCGCGACCCCCAGTTCGCGGCCGAGCTGGCCGATCTTTTCAAGAACTACGTGGGCCGCCCTTCGCCGCTGTACCACGCCCGGCAGCTCAGCGAGCGGTGCGGTGGCGCGCAGATTTATCTGAAGCGCGAAGACCTTAACCACACCGGCGCCCACAAGATCAACAACACGCTCGGCCAGGCGCTACTCACTTTGCGGATGGGTAAGAAGCATGTCATCGCCGAGACCGGCGCCGGGCAGCACGGCGTCGCCACGGCCACGGCATGCGCGCGCTTCGGCTTGGACTGCGTCGTCTACATGGGCGAAGAAGACATTCGCCGTCAGAAGCTCAACGTCTTCAACATGCGGATGATGGGAGCCGAAGTGCGGCCGGTCACCAGCGGCTCGCGGACGCTCCGCGACGCCATCAACGAAGCGATGCGTAACTGGATGAGCACGGTCGAGACGACCCACTACATCCTTGGATCGGTCGTGGGTCCGCATCCGTTCCCAGTGATCGTGCGCGACTTCCAATCCGTGATCGGCCGTGAGACGATCGAGCAGTGCCAAGCGCAACTCGGCCGGCTGCCCAACCTGGTGGTGGCCTGCGTCGGCGGCGGCAGCAACTCGGCCGGCATGTTCTATCCGTTTGTCGAACACAGGAACGTCGAACTGCTGGGCGTTGAGGCCGGCGGCCGCTCTGTCAAAGCGGGCGATCACGCGGCCCCCTTGTCGTTTGGTTCGCCCGGCGTGCTGCACGGCAGTTACAGCTATGTCATGCAGGACGAAGATGGCCAGACCAGCGACGTCCATTCGATCTCGGCGGGGCTCGACTACCCAGGCGTCGGCCCCGAGCACAGTTATTGGAAAGATTCGGGCCGAGCCCGCTACACGTTTGCCCGCGACGACGAAGCCCTGACGGCGTTCGACGCGCTCGCGCGCAGCGAAGGGATCCTTCCCGCGCTGGAAAGTTCGCACGCGGTGGCCAAAGGTATGGAAGAGGCCCGCAAGCGCCCCAAGACCGAAGCCGTGGTCGTATGCCTATCCGGCCGCGGAGACAAAGACGCCTTCGAGATCGCTCGGCTACGTGGCGAAACGATCGCCTGA
- a CDS encoding MBL fold metallo-hydrolase — protein sequence MLTLQPVDQLVVDIAIDNLTDSYSSKPANVSPEFDNVIAAGATEISGTTLCCAQLGLALVMTATVGKHRRKLLFDTGPEGAIFLRNCRNLGITLDEVAAIAISHGHWDHTGGMLDVLDQITRNQRGKEVECHVNPGMFLERGTRLDTGKVAPFAKVASLDELAAHGARLVNLPAEREMFDGWFYLSGEIPRVSSFEKGRPDHLCRTSAASPWQPDPLIMDERYLAVHVKNKGLLIFSSCSHAGIVNVLLNVREKFAHIPLYGVLGGFHLAGKGMEPLIPETVAELKQFELQQIMPAHCTGWRAVHALLNEFGEDVVTPSAVGSRFTF from the coding sequence ATGCTCACGCTTCAGCCTGTCGATCAGTTGGTCGTTGACATTGCCATCGATAATCTTACGGATAGCTACTCCAGCAAGCCGGCCAACGTGTCGCCGGAGTTTGATAATGTGATCGCGGCCGGCGCGACAGAGATTTCCGGCACGACATTGTGTTGCGCTCAACTGGGGCTGGCGCTCGTGATGACGGCGACTGTGGGGAAGCATCGCCGCAAACTCTTGTTCGACACCGGGCCCGAAGGGGCCATTTTCTTGCGCAATTGCCGGAACCTGGGCATTACGCTCGACGAAGTGGCGGCCATCGCCATTTCGCACGGCCATTGGGATCATACGGGCGGGATGCTCGACGTGCTCGATCAAATCACGCGCAACCAGCGCGGCAAGGAAGTGGAATGTCATGTGAACCCGGGCATGTTTCTCGAACGGGGCACGCGGCTCGATACCGGAAAAGTCGCCCCGTTCGCGAAAGTTGCTTCGCTCGACGAACTGGCGGCGCACGGGGCGCGGCTGGTCAATTTGCCCGCCGAGCGCGAAATGTTCGACGGCTGGTTCTATCTCAGCGGAGAGATTCCGCGCGTGTCGAGCTTCGAGAAAGGGCGGCCTGACCATTTGTGTCGCACTTCGGCCGCGAGTCCCTGGCAGCCCGACCCGCTGATCATGGACGAGCGCTACCTGGCCGTACACGTAAAAAACAAGGGGCTGCTGATTTTCAGCTCTTGCTCGCACGCGGGCATCGTAAACGTGCTCTTGAACGTGCGCGAAAAGTTCGCCCATATTCCTCTGTACGGCGTACTGGGGGGATTTCATCTGGCCGGCAAAGGAATGGAACCGTTGATCCCCGAGACGGTCGCCGAGTTGAAGCAGTTCGAGTTGCAGCAGATCATGCCGGCCCATTGCACGGGCTGGCGCGCGGTACACGCCTTGCTGAACGAATTCGGCGAAGACGTCGTCACACCGTCGGCCGTCGGTAGTCGCTTTACGTTTTAG
- a CDS encoding cob(I)yrinic acid a,c-diamide adenosyltransferase, with the protein MKIYTKTGDTGDTGLFGGPRVRKDAPRIEAYGTVDELNAVLGMARADALTSDVDLLLARVQNELFDLGAELATPDPQAHQMVTLGATHITALEAAIDRHEVGLAPLKQFILPGGSQGAALLHLARTVCRRAERRVITLSASESVAPTLVVYLNRLSDLLFVLARSVNQSAGRGDVPWQKSPS; encoded by the coding sequence ATGAAGATCTATACCAAGACGGGCGATACCGGTGACACGGGGCTATTCGGCGGACCGCGCGTGCGCAAAGACGCTCCGCGGATCGAAGCCTATGGCACGGTGGATGAATTGAACGCCGTGCTGGGGATGGCGCGGGCCGATGCGTTGACCTCGGATGTGGATTTGCTGTTGGCCCGCGTCCAGAACGAGCTGTTTGATCTGGGGGCCGAATTGGCCACTCCTGACCCGCAAGCTCATCAGATGGTTACGTTGGGCGCGACGCACATTACGGCGTTGGAAGCCGCCATTGATCGCCACGAGGTGGGGCTTGCGCCGCTCAAGCAATTTATCTTGCCGGGGGGCAGCCAGGGGGCAGCTCTTTTGCATTTGGCGCGAACGGTCTGTCGCCGGGCCGAACGCCGCGTGATTACACTGTCGGCCAGCGAGTCGGTGGCGCCGACGCTGGTCGTGTACCTGAATCGGCTGAGTGACCTGTTGTTCGTGTTGGCTCGCTCAGTGAACCAATCCGCCGGTCGCGGCGATGTGCCCTGGCAGAAATCTCCTTCTTGA